TGACGGCGAACCCACGACCCGTCACGACGAGCGAGAGGCAGGACATGGCCAAGAAGGACACGCAGCAGCAGGACAGCTCGAAGGTCTGGTCGATCTTCTCCCTGGGCGCGGCCCTGCTGGGGGCCACCGTCGCCCGCAAGACCGTGACCAAGTCCTGGCAGGCCGCCACCGGCAAGAACCCGCCCGCCAACCCGGCCGACCCCGACGTCGACCTGTGGGAGGCCGTGCTGTGGGCCGCCGCCAGCGGCACGATCATCCAGATCGCGCGGATGCTGTTCTCGCGCCGGGCCGCGCACTACTACGCGCGCTCGACCGGCCACCTGCCCCCCGGGCTGGGCAGGGACAACCAGGACCCGAGCAAGTCGGACCCCGCGACCACCTGAGCCACCCGGTCCCGCGGGACCGCACGCAGACGCGACGAAGGGCCGCCTCCCACGTGGGAGGCGGCCCTTCGTCGTGGTGCGGACCGGGACGGCCGGACGGGTCCGGCCGGGCGTGGCGTCAGATGCAGTCGCGGCAGATGAGCTTCTTCTCGTCCGCGAGCTGGCTGCGGTGGTGCACCAGGAAGCAGCTCATGCAGGTGAACTCGTCCAGCTGCTTGGGCTTGACCTCGACGGCCAGCTCCTCGTGCGAGAGATCCGCGCCGGGGAGCTCGAAGGACTCGGCGGCTTCGGCCTCGTCCTCGTCGACCTTCCCGGAGTTCTTGTCGTGACGTCGTGCCTTGAGCTCCTCGAGGCTGTCCTCGTTCTGCTCTTCCTCGGTCTTGCGCGGTGCGTCGTAGTCGGTTGCCATGTGCGTGTCTCCTGCTCCCAAGTCCCAGTGTGGTCCCGGGTGATCGGTCGGGCGTCATCGCCCGTCGACGAGCCCCGATGCCCGTTGTCGTCCCACGGTGACGGGCGCGATTGTGCACCAGTCACCGTCATAAAGCACACCCGGGAGGTACCGGGCGGCCCACCCGTGGTGGACCTCACGTGAACAGGGGGTCCGGGCAGGTTGTTCCCGTGCCCGATCGCGCCGTTCCCACGCGCCTCGCCGACGGTTTCCTCAGGTGCTCGCCTCGAGGAAGCCGCACTCCTCGACCAGGGCGGCGAACTGGTCCCAGGCGCCGCGCGGGGCGGCTCGGACCAGGTCGAGCGCCGGGCCGCGGGTGACCTCCACGACGGCGCCGGCCTCCTGGGCCACCAGGGCGCCGGCGGCGTGGTCCCACCAGTGCGGCCCCTCCTCGACGTAGCCGTCCAGGCTGCCCTCGGCGACGCCGCACAGGTCGAGCGCGCACGACCCCATCCGGCGCACGTCGCGCACCCGGGCCAGCAGCCGGGCCACGGCCCGTCCCTGCCGGGCGCGGACCTCCGGGGAGTAGCTGAACCCGGTGGCGACCAGGCTCTGCGCCACCTCGACGGGTTCGCGCACCTGCAGCGGGGACCCGTCGCGGAACGCGCCCCCACCCCTCACGGCGGTGTAGGTGACCCCGAGCGCGGGCGCCAGCACCACGCCGGCCACCACCTCGTCGCCGCGGGCGGCCGCCACCGAGACCGCCCAGTGGGGCAGGCCGTAGAGGTAGTTGACGGTGCCGTCGATGGGGTCGACGACCCACCGCACGCCGGAGCTGCCGCGGACGTCGTCGCCCTCCTCGCCCACCACGCCGTCGTCGGGCCGGGCGGCCAGCACCCGGGCGCGGACCAGGTCCTCGCACGCCCGGTCGGCGGCGGTGACGATGTCGACCTGGCTGCTCTTGGTGTCGGCGACCGAGACGCCCTCGCGCCGCATCCGCTCGACCAGGGCACCGCCCTCCCGGGCGACCTCCAGGGCCAGGGCCAGCAGCTGCTCGTCCTCGTGGCTCACCGGCTCAGTCCTGCCCGCACAGCGCCGGACGGGGGCCGCGCGGGTTGGCGCAGCAGCCCGCGGGGCAGACGTTCCAGGACGGCGGGCCCGACACGACCGCCTGCTCCACCACCTGGCCCCGCTCCTGGGCTGCCCGCTCCAGCACCAGGTCGCGGACCATGGCCACGAACCGCGGGTCGACACCGGCCGTGGCGGCCCGGGCGAAGGGCAGCCCGATCTCCTCGGCCGTGGCACGGGCCTCCGTGTCGAGGTCGTAGATGACCTCCATGTGGTCCGAGACGAAGCCGATCGGCACCACCACCGCGCCCGCGACCTCGGCGTCGCGGAGCCCACGCAGGTGGTCGTTGACGTCGGGCTCCAGCCACGGCACGTGGGGCGGGCCCGAGCGCGAGCAGAACACCAGCTCCCACGGGTAGCGGTGGCCGGTCTCCTCGCGCACCCGGTCGACGACCTCGGCGGCCACCAGGCGGTGCTGGGCGACGTAGGCGTGGCCCTCGGGCCCGCTCGCGGCGTCCATCGAGGTCGGGATGGAGTGGGTCACGAAGGCGAGGTGGCCGCTCCGGCGGGCGTCCTCGGGCAGCTCGGCCAGGGCGGCGAGGGTGGCGTCCACCATCGGCTCGATGAAGCCCGGGTGGTTGTAGTAGTGGCGCAGCTTGTCCAGCTGCGGGGCGCCGGGGACCTCGGCGACGGCACCGGCGAGGTTCTCGCGGTACTGCCGGCAGCCGCTGTACGACGAGTAGGCGCTGGTGACCAGGGCCAGGGCCCGGGTGACGCCGGCCTCGCGCATCTCGACCAGCGTGTCGGCCAGGTAGGGGTCCCAGTTGCGGTTGCCCCAGAAGACCGGCAGGTCGACCCCGCTGGCGGCCAGGTCGCCGCGGATGGCCTCGAGCAGCGCGCGGTTCTGGTCGTTGATCGGGCTGCGGCCGCCGAAGCCGTAGTAGTGCTCGCCGACCTCCTCGAGGCGGGCGTCGGGGATGTCCTTCCCGGCGGTCACGTTGCGGAGGAACGGCACCACGTCCTCGGGCTTCTCGGGCCCCCCGAAGGAGACCAGCAGCAGGGCGTCGTACGGCGTGGGGTCGGGCATGCCGCCCAGCCTAGAGTTCGACCCGATGCTCACCTCCTACCGCCGGGTGTTCGCCCACCCCGGTGCGGCCGCCTTCTCCGCCACCGGTCTCGTCGCGCGGCTCCCGATCTCGATGATGACGCTGGGGATCGTGCTGCTCGTCAGCGCGCTGACCGGCTCCTACGCGCTCGCCGGGCAGGTGTCGGCGGCGTACGTCGTGGGGAACGCGCTGTTCGCCGTCCCCCACGGCCGCCTGGCCGACCGCTTCGGGCAGCGCCGCGTGCTCCGGGTCGACACGGTCGTCTTCGGGCTCGCCTCCAGCCTCACGGTGGTGGCCGTCAGTGCCGACTGGTCGCTGCCGTGGCCCCACCTGCTGGCGCTGCTGGCCGGCATGTCGGTGCCCCAGGTCGGGACCATGGTGCGCGCCCGCTGGGCCCACCTGCTGACCGACGACCAGGAGCGCCACACGGCGTTCTCGGTCGAGGGCGTGGCCGACGAGGTCGTGTTCGTGACCGGGCCGGCCCTGGTGACCCTGCTGGCCACCAGCTTCGCCCCGCAGTCGGGGCTGGTGGTGGCGATCGTGGCCGGCACCGTCGGCTCGCTCGCCCTGGCCGCGCAGCGCCGCACCGAGCCGCCGCCGCACCGACCCGTCGCGGGCACGACCCGGCCGCCGATGCCGTGGCTGCTGCTGGTGCCGCTCGCGCTCGGCGCCGTCGCGTTGGGCAGCCTGTTCGGGGCGCTCGAGGTCGCCACGGTCGCGCTGGCCGAGGACGAGGGGACCAAGGCGGTGGCCGGCCTGATGCTGGCGGCGTTCTCCCTGGGGAGCCTGGTCGCCGGGGTCGTCGCCGGCGCCACCCCGACCCGCCGACCGCCGCTCACCCGCGCCCGCATCGGCATGACCGTGCTCGCGGTCGGCACCGTGGCGCTGCCGCTGCTGCCCGGGCTGCTGCTGGTCACGGTCGCGCTCTTCCTCACCGGCCTGGCCCTGGCCCCGACCCTGATCTCGCTGTTCTCGCTCATCGAGGCCGCGGTGCCGGCGGCCCGGCTCAACGAGGCGATGGGCGTCGTCCAGACCGGGGTCGGTGCCGGGATCGCCCCCGGCGCGTGGGGCGCGGGGGTGGTGGCCGACGCCGCCGGCGGGTCCACCGCGTTCTGGGTCTGCACCGTCTCCGCGGTCCTCGCCGCCGTGTCGGGCCTCGCGGTCCGCACGCCCGCCGACACCCGGACTAGCCTCGTCGGGTGACCACCTCCTGGACCAGCTGGTCGGGGCTCAGCACCGCCCGGCCCGTGGAGTCACGCACGCCGCACCACCTCGACGACGTCGTCGCGGCGGTCGCCTCGGCGCGCGAGCGAGGCCTGCACCTGAAGATGCCCGGCTCGGGACACTCCTTCAGCGACGTGGCGGTGACCGACGGCGTGCTGCTGCACCCCGGCGGGCTGACCGGCATCGTCGCGGTCGACCGGGCCGCCCTGACCGTCACCGCCCTGGCCGGCACCCCGCTGCGCGAGCTCAACGCCGGGCTGGTGCGCCTGGGCCTGTCGCTGCACAACATGGGCGACGTCGAGGAGCAGACCCTGGCCGGCGCCATCTCCACCGGCACCCACGGGACCGGCGGCACCCGCGGCTCGCTCAGCGCCCAGGTCGTCGGCCTCGAGCTGGTCACCGGCACCGGCGAGGTGCTCCACCTCGACCGCGACGAGCACCCCGACCTGCTCGCGGTCGCCCGCGTCGGACTCGGCGCCCTCGGGGTGCTCACCTCCGTGACCGTCGAGGTCGAGCCGCTGTTCACCCTGGAGGCCCACGAGGCCCCGTTGCGCTGGGACGAGGCGCTCGGCGGCTTCGACCAGCGGGCCGCCGAGCACCACCACGTCGAGATGTACTGGTTCCCCCACACCGACCGGCTGCTGTCCAAGGTCAACGACCGGGTCCTGGAGGACCCCGCACCGCTGTCCCGGTTCCGCGAGTGGTGGGACGACCAGTTCCTGTCCAACCGGGTCTTCTCGCTCACCAACCGCGTCGGCAACCGGGTCCCCCGGGCGATCCCCCGCATCAACGACCTCTCGGCCCGGGCCCTGGGCGAGCGCCGCTACAGCGACGTGCCCCACCGGGTGTTCACCACCCGGCGCACGGTCCGCTTCCGCGAGATGGAGTACGCCGTGCCGCGCGAGGCCGGCCTCGACGCGCTCCGCGACGTGCGCCGCCTGGTGGAGCGCTCCGGCTGGCGCATCGGCTTCCCCGTGGAGTACCGCGTCACCCCCGCCGACGACGTCCCCCTCTCCCCCGCCCACGGCCGCGACACCGCCTGGATCGCCGTCCACGTCAACGCCGCCAGCGACCACACCGACTACTTCGCCGGCGTCGAGGCGGTGCTCCGCGCCCACGACGGCCGGCCCCACTGGGGCAAGCTGCACACCCGCACCGCGGCCGACCTCGCCCCGGCGTACGACCGCTGGGACGACGTCCTCGCCGCCCGCGACCGCCTCGACCCCGACCGGCTGTTCGCCAACCCCTACCTCGACCGCGTCCTCGGCCCCTGACCCCGGCCGGCCGCCGGCACGCCCGGAGACGGCCACGGAGGGCGCCGTCGCGTCAGACGCTGGCGGAGCCGCTGGGCAGCGGGGCGCGCCAGTTGCGGAGCAGGGCGAGCATGCGGAAGCCGAAGCACAGGGCGACGCCGGGGAAGGTGACGGCCCACTCGGGGGCGCCGAGGCCGGCGGCGACGACGGCCCAGGTGGCGCCGAGCAGGGCGGGGGTGGCGTACAGCTCGCTGGAGAAGATGACGGGCACGCGTCCGGCCAGGAGGTCGCGGGCGATGCCGCCGCCGATGCCGGTGACCATGCCCATGAGGGCGGCGGGCACGGGGCCGAGCCCGAAGTCCAGGGCCTTGAGGGCACCGGTGACGCAGAACAGGCCGAGCCCGGCCGCGTCGAAGACGGTGGTGACGCGCTCGAGGCGGCCCAGCATGGGGTGGAAGACGAAGGTGAGCAGGCCTGCGGCGACGGGGACCAGCAGGTAGCGCCAGTCGGCGAGCGCGGCGGGCGGGGTGGCGTCGATGAGGACGTCGCGCAGGAAGCCGCCGCCGAGACCGGTGGTGCCGGCCAGGACCAGCACGCCGAAGATGTCGAGCTGCTTGCGGACCGCGACCAGGCCGCCGGAGATGGCGAACACGAAGATGCCGCTCAGGTCGAGGACCAGGAGCAGCGTGCTCGGCCCGC
This genomic interval from Nocardioides scoriae contains the following:
- a CDS encoding DUF4235 domain-containing protein, with amino-acid sequence MAKKDTQQQDSSKVWSIFSLGAALLGATVARKTVTKSWQAATGKNPPANPADPDVDLWEAVLWAAASGTIIQIARMLFSRRAAHYYARSTGHLPPGLGRDNQDPSKSDPATT
- a CDS encoding DUF4193 domain-containing protein, producing MATDYDAPRKTEEEQNEDSLEELKARRHDKNSGKVDEDEAEAAESFELPGADLSHEELAVEVKPKQLDEFTCMSCFLVHHRSQLADEKKLICRDCI
- a CDS encoding inositol monophosphatase family protein codes for the protein MSHEDEQLLALALEVAREGGALVERMRREGVSVADTKSSQVDIVTAADRACEDLVRARVLAARPDDGVVGEEGDDVRGSSGVRWVVDPIDGTVNYLYGLPHWAVSVAAARGDEVVAGVVLAPALGVTYTAVRGGGAFRDGSPLQVREPVEVAQSLVATGFSYSPEVRARQGRAVARLLARVRDVRRMGSCALDLCGVAEGSLDGYVEEGPHWWDHAAGALVAQEAGAVVEVTRGPALDLVRAAPRGAWDQFAALVEECGFLEAST
- a CDS encoding ferrochelatase, translated to MPDPTPYDALLLVSFGGPEKPEDVVPFLRNVTAGKDIPDARLEEVGEHYYGFGGRSPINDQNRALLEAIRGDLAASGVDLPVFWGNRNWDPYLADTLVEMREAGVTRALALVTSAYSSYSGCRQYRENLAGAVAEVPGAPQLDKLRHYYNHPGFIEPMVDATLAALAELPEDARRSGHLAFVTHSIPTSMDAASGPEGHAYVAQHRLVAAEVVDRVREETGHRYPWELVFCSRSGPPHVPWLEPDVNDHLRGLRDAEVAGAVVVPIGFVSDHMEVIYDLDTEARATAEEIGLPFARAATAGVDPRFVAMVRDLVLERAAQERGQVVEQAVVSGPPSWNVCPAGCCANPRGPRPALCGQD
- a CDS encoding MFS transporter, with protein sequence MPPSLEFDPMLTSYRRVFAHPGAAAFSATGLVARLPISMMTLGIVLLVSALTGSYALAGQVSAAYVVGNALFAVPHGRLADRFGQRRVLRVDTVVFGLASSLTVVAVSADWSLPWPHLLALLAGMSVPQVGTMVRARWAHLLTDDQERHTAFSVEGVADEVVFVTGPALVTLLATSFAPQSGLVVAIVAGTVGSLALAAQRRTEPPPHRPVAGTTRPPMPWLLLVPLALGAVALGSLFGALEVATVALAEDEGTKAVAGLMLAAFSLGSLVAGVVAGATPTRRPPLTRARIGMTVLAVGTVALPLLPGLLLVTVALFLTGLALAPTLISLFSLIEAAVPAARLNEAMGVVQTGVGAGIAPGAWGAGVVADAAGGSTAFWVCTVSAVLAAVSGLAVRTPADTRTSLVG
- a CDS encoding D-arabinono-1,4-lactone oxidase, with product MTTSWTSWSGLSTARPVESRTPHHLDDVVAAVASARERGLHLKMPGSGHSFSDVAVTDGVLLHPGGLTGIVAVDRAALTVTALAGTPLRELNAGLVRLGLSLHNMGDVEEQTLAGAISTGTHGTGGTRGSLSAQVVGLELVTGTGEVLHLDRDEHPDLLAVARVGLGALGVLTSVTVEVEPLFTLEAHEAPLRWDEALGGFDQRAAEHHHVEMYWFPHTDRLLSKVNDRVLEDPAPLSRFREWWDDQFLSNRVFSLTNRVGNRVPRAIPRINDLSARALGERRYSDVPHRVFTTRRTVRFREMEYAVPREAGLDALRDVRRLVERSGWRIGFPVEYRVTPADDVPLSPAHGRDTAWIAVHVNAASDHTDYFAGVEAVLRAHDGRPHWGKLHTRTAADLAPAYDRWDDVLAARDRLDPDRLFANPYLDRVLGP
- a CDS encoding trimeric intracellular cation channel family protein, whose protein sequence is MGDPTGGPSTLLLVLDLSGIFVFAISGGLVAVRKQLDIFGVLVLAGTTGLGGGFLRDVLIDATPPAALADWRYLLVPVAAGLLTFVFHPMLGRLERVTTVFDAAGLGLFCVTGALKALDFGLGPVPAALMGMVTGIGGGIARDLLAGRVPVIFSSELYATPALLGATWAVVAAGLGAPEWAVTFPGVALCFGFRMLALLRNWRAPLPSGSASV